A part of Hippopotamus amphibius kiboko isolate mHipAmp2 chromosome 16, mHipAmp2.hap2, whole genome shotgun sequence genomic DNA contains:
- the HAS1 gene encoding hyaluronan synthase 1 translates to MTWAYAAGVPLASDRYGLLAFGLYGAFLSAHLVAQSLFAYLEHRRVAAAARRAAARGPPDAATARSVALTISAYQEDPAYLRQCLVSARALVYPRARLRILMVVDGNRAEDLYMVDMFREVFADEDPATYVWDGNYHQPWEPAAAGAAGEGAYREVEAEDPGRLAVEALVRTRRCVCVAQRWGGKREVMYTAFKALGDSVDYVQVCDSDTRLDPMALLELVQVLDEDPRVGAVGGDVRILNPLDSWVSFLSSLRYWVAFNVERACQSYFHCVSCISGPLGLYRNNLLQQFLEAWYNQKFLGTHCTFGDDRHLTNRMLSMGYATKYTARSRCYSETPSSFLRWLSQQTRWSKSYFREWLYNALWWHRHHAWMTYEAVVSGLFPFFVAATVLRLFYAGRPWALLWVLLCVQGVALAKAAFAAWLRGCLRMLLLSLYAPLYMGGLLPAKFLALATMNQSGWGTSGRRKLAANYMPVLPLALWALLLLGGLVRSVVHEARADWGGPSRAAEARHLAAGAGAYVGYWAIMLTLYWVGVRRLCRRRAGGYRVQV, encoded by the exons ATGACCTGGGCCTACGCCGCTGGCGTGCCGCTGGCCTCCGATCGCTACGGCCTCCTAGCCTTCGGCCTCTACGGGGCCTTCCTCTCCGCGCACCTGGTGGCGCAGAGCCTCTTCGCGTACCTGGAGCACCggcgggtggcggcggcggcgcggcgggcaGCGGCGCGGGGCCCTCCCGACGCGGCCACGGCGCGCAGCGTGGCGCTGACCATCTCCGCGTACCAGGAAGACCCCGCGTACCTGCGCCAGTGCCTGGTGTCCGCGCGCGCCCTGGTTTACCCACGCGCGCGGCTGCGCATCCTCATGGTGGTGGACGGCAACCGCGCCGAGGACCTCTACATGGTCGACATGTTCCGCGAGGTCTTCGCCGACGAGGACCCCGCCACCTACGTGTGGGACGGCAACTACCACCAGCCCTGGGAACctgcggcggcgggggcggcgggcgaGGGCGCCTACCGGGAGGTGGAGGCCGAGGATCCCGGGCGGCTGGCGGTGGAGGCGCTGGTGAGGACGCGCAGGTGCGTGTGCGTGGCGCAGCGCTGGGGCGGCAAGCGCGAGGTCATGTACACCGCCTTCAAGGCTCTCGGCGACTCGGTGGACTACGTGCAG GTCTGTGATTCAGACACAAGGCTGGACCCTATGGCGCTGCTGGAGCTGGTGCAGGTGCTGGACGAGGACCCCCGTGTAGGGGCTGTTGGGGGTGATGTGCGGATCCTTAACCCTCTGGACTCCTGGGTCAGCTTCCTAAGCAGCCTGCGGTACTGGGTGGCCTTCAATGTGGAGCGGGCTTGTCAGAGCTACTTCCACTGCGTGTCTTGCATCAGTGGTCCCCTAG GCCTATACAGGAACAACCTCCTGCAGCAGTTCCTTGAGGCCTGGTACAACCAGAAGTTCCTGGGCACCCACTGCACCTTTGGGGATGACCGTCACCTCACCAATCGCATGCTCAGCATGGGCTATGCCACCAA GTACACCGCGCGGTCCCGCTGCTACTCAGAGACGCCCTCCTCCTTCCTGCGCTGGCTGAGCCAGCAGACGCGCTGGTCCAAGTCGTACTTCCGCGAGTGGCTGTACAACGCGCTCTGGTGGCACCGGCACCACGCGTGGATGACCTACGAGGCGGTGGTCTCGGGCCTCTTCCCCTTCTTCGTGGCGGCCACGGTGCTGCGGCTCTTCTACGCGGGCCGCCCGTGGGCGCTGCTCTGGGTGCTGCTGTGCGTGCAGGGCGTGGCGCTGGCCAAGGCGGCCTTCGCGGCCTGGCTGCGCGGCTGCCTGCGGATGCTGCTGCTCTCGCTCTACGCGCCCCTCTACATGGGCGGCCTCCTGCCCGCCAAGTTCCTGGCGCTCGCGACCATGAACCAGAGCGGCTGGGGCACGTCGGGCCGCCGCAAGCTGGCCGCCAACTACATGCCGGTGCTGCCGCTGGCCCTCTGGGCGCTGCTGCTGCTCGGGGGGCTGGTCCGCAGCGTGGTCCACGAGGCCCGGGCCGACTGGGGCGGCCCCTCCCGGGCGGCCGAGGCCCGCCACCTGGCCGCGGGGGCCGGCGCCTACGTGGGCTACTGGGCCATCATGCTGACCCTCTACTGGGTGGGCGTGAGGAGGCTCTGCCGGCGGCGGGCCGGGGGCTACCGCGTGCAGGTGTGA